A segment of the Actinomyces sp. oral taxon 171 str. F0337 genome:
TCCTGTCCCAGTCCGCCGACTCCCACACGATCGGTCGGCCCCACATCGCCGACGCCCTGGTGGCGGCCGGCTCCTTCCCCGACCGCAACGCCGCCTTCGCCGGGCCGCTCGCCACCGGCTCGCCCTACTACGTCCACCACTGGGCACTGGACCCGGTGGAGGCCTGCCGCCTGGTGCGCGCCGCCGGCGGAGTCCCGGTGGCGGCCCACCCGCGTGCCTCCTCGCGCCAGCGCCGCCTCGTGCCCGATGAGACCTTCGCCGAGATGGCAGAGGCCGGCCTGGCGGCCCTGGAGATGAACCACCGCGACCACGACCCCGAGCAGCGCGAGCAGGTTCGCCTCCTGGCCCGGCGCCTGGGGCTGGGGCTGTCGGGGGCATCGGACTACCACGGCACCGGTAAGCCCAACCGCCTGGGGGAGAACCTCATGCCGCCCGAGCTGCTGGATCGGATCATCGACGAGGGCGCCCTCGACCTCATCCGCCCCTGACTCCCGACCGACCACCGCTTCTGACGCCTGCCAAGTGCCGGTGATAGAACACCACCATGCTGCAGTCCGTCTTCGACTCCACGGTCTTCGCCACGACCTTCATGACGCTCCTGGTCATTCAGGACCCCCTGGGCGCCATCCCGATCTTCCTGTCCCTGACCTCGCGGCAGACCCCCACCGAGCGCGCCGCCTCCGCCCGCCAGGCCACGATCGTCTCCTTCGCCGTCATCGTGCTCTTCGCGGTCTTCGGGCGCTACATCCTGAAGTTCCTGGGCATCTCGGTCCCCTCCCTCCAGGTGGCCGGCGGACTGCTGCTGCTCCTGGTGGCCCTCGAGCTCCTCACCGACAGGGCCGATGAGAGCCCCGATCCCGACGCCGTCACCACCAACGCAGCCCTCGTTCCCCTGGGCACGCCCCTGCTGGCCGGGCCCGGTGCCATCGTCGCGGCGATGGTCGCCGTGGACACCACCGGGGGCGGGGTGGCCGGA
Coding sequences within it:
- a CDS encoding PHP domain-containing protein; translation: MRIDPHTHSACSDGTDSPAGLMAQAAGAGLDVVGLTDHDTMAGWDEAARAVPDSGVALLRGTEISCAADGVTLHLLSYLHRADDAALDAAFARARRSRDSRAQRMVERLSEDYPVTWEDVLSQSADSHTIGRPHIADALVAAGSFPDRNAAFAGPLATGSPYYVHHWALDPVEACRLVRAAGGVPVAAHPRASSRQRRLVPDETFAEMAEAGLAALEMNHRDHDPEQREQVRLLARRLGLGLSGASDYHGTGKPNRLGENLMPPELLDRIIDEGALDLIRP
- a CDS encoding MarC family protein, with the translated sequence MLQSVFDSTVFATTFMTLLVIQDPLGAIPIFLSLTSRQTPTERAASARQATIVSFAVIVLFAVFGRYILKFLGISVPSLQVAGGLLLLLVALELLTDRADESPDPDAVTTNAALVPLGTPLLAGPGAIVAAMVAVDTTGGGVAGWVSVTAAIIGTHIAIWASLRFSLGLNRVLGTSGIRILTRVMGLLLAAIAVQIMADGVFAFLETRL